From Hermetia illucens chromosome 6, iHerIll2.2.curated.20191125, whole genome shotgun sequence, one genomic window encodes:
- the LOC119658776 gene encoding zinc finger protein 90-like, with protein sequence MEFRNGILNGVSRAADGTISIRKDGYEYIVSEYPKEKHIEIPSPLDESQILKCSVCDCNIIQSAVAEHMTLQHSIHKCSKCNKTFISKHLLRNHVRQAHMKDCPVCGLLVRKSFYTAHVAEHSAVKLYKCPVENCNQSFKNPSLLRQHASVHRDSGKFQSNQCPFCKLVMGNLEAHIATHLRPFPCDMCSVSYSSEDKLKAHKAQKHQPKYQCSICKKVYKTHGALSKHKRSIHSNIVHPCPTCKATYNRRDNMLAHVRRAHPNSPLIKSLKKR encoded by the exons atggagttccGGAACGGGATTTTAAACGGCGTGAGCAGAGCAGCTGATGGGACCATTTCTATTC GGAAAGACGGTTATGAGTACATTGTAAGCGAATACCCAAAGGAGAAGCACATAGAGATCCCCAGTCCCCTCGATGAATCTCAAATCCTCAAGTGCAGTGTCTGTGATTGCAACATCATACAAAGCGCCGTGGCTGAGCATATGACACTGCAGCACTCAATTCATAAATGCTCGAAATGCAACAAGACATTCATCTCAAAGCACCTGCTGCGCAATCACGTAAGGCAAGCCCACATGAAGGATTGCCCTGTATGCGGTTTACTTGTAAGGAAGTCCTTCTACACTGCGCATGTTGCCGAACACTCGGCGGTTAAGTTATACAAATGCCCCGTTGAAAATTGTAATCAGAGCTTCAAGAACCCGTCACTGCTCAGGCAGCACGCAAGTGTTCATCGCGATTCCGGAAAGTTTCAATCGAACCAGTGTCCTTTCTGCAAACTTGTCATGGGCAATTTGGAAGCGCACATCGCGACCCATTTGCGCCCGTTCCCGTGTGATATGTGCAGTGTTAGTTACAGCTCGGAGGATAAGTTGAAGGCGCACAAGGCGCAGAAACACCAGCCAAAGTACCAGTGCAGCATTTGCAAGAAGGTGTATAAGACTCATGGCGCCCTTAGCAAGCATAAAAGGTCTATCCACTCGAATATAGTCCACCCTTGCCCGACCTGCAAGGCCACCTACAATCGACGCGATAATATGCTGGCGCATGTCAGGAGGGCACATCCCAATTCACCTTTAATAAAGAGTTTGAAGAAGCGTTAA
- the LOC119658777 gene encoding uncharacterized protein LOC119658777 has protein sequence MSFSLPTTKTLDEEVNISTSTTSTTPSPGMEDGDPQPEIPQSDDSVQFIFVPLAVFITVIFLSAMVYLMARTKRKMITRIYNRVRSSSDYTMLEPSDVEHDEDNEDDPNECLLAGKLQIENRYDSYSIHSYNCSQRELYT, from the exons ATGAGTTTCAGTCTTCCAACAACGAAAACTCTGGACGAGGAAGTGAATATTTCCACTTCGACCACATCGACTACTCCGAGCCCTGGAATGGAGGACGGCGACCCACAGCCCGAGATTCCGCAGTCGGACGATAGCGTGCAGTTTATCTTTGTACCGCTAGCCGTTTTTATAACTGTGATCTTCCTGTCGGCAATG GTCTATCTTATGGCTCGCACAAAGCGCAAAATGATTACTCGAATCTACAATAGAGTCAGATCGTCATCCGATTATACAATGCTCGAACCTTCTGACGTCGAACACGATGAAGACAACGAAGACGATCCGAACGAGTGCCTACTAGCAGGAAAACTGCAGATAGAAAAT agatATGATTCGTATTCCATTCACTCGTACAACTGTTCACAACGAGAGCTCTACACCTAA
- the LOC119658775 gene encoding S-adenosylmethionine mitochondrial carrier protein homolog, with product MEVEATTTSHYKFMSALISGGVAGLVVDIALFPIDTVKTRLQSERGFWRSGGFSGIYKGLAPTAAGSAPTAALFFCVYEGCKFYLEQQTQQKNVPVIHMFSASMAEIAACLIRVPVEIAKQRRQALLSKANTNAVQILWDAYRTEGISRGLYRGYLTTILREVPFSLIQFPLWEFFKANWTSTTGTTLTPFAVALCGACAGGISAAATTPLDLAKTRIMLADQVGSNRLNLVSVLAPIYKDRGIAGLFAGVVPRVIWITLGGAIFFGFYDLTSRAFQTD from the exons ATGGAAGTCGAGGCCACGACCACTTCTCACTACAAATTTATGTCGGCGTTGATT TCCGGCGGGGTAGCTGGCTTAGTTGTGGATATTGCTTTATTTCCGATTGATACGGTTAAGACAAGATTACAAAGCGAACGAGGATTTTGGCGGTCAGGAGGATTTTCAGGCATATATAAAGGACTAGCACCAACGGCAGCTGGAAGTGCTCCCACTG CCGCACTTTTCTTCTGCGTGTATGAAGGATGTAAATTTTACCTGGAGCAACAGACTCAGCAGAAAAATGTGCCAGTTATTCACATGTTTTCTGCGTCGATGGCGGAAATT GCAGCTTGTCTGATCCGAGTTCCAGTCGAGATAGCCAAACAGCGGAGACAAGCTTTGCTCTCAAAAGCGAACACAAATGCAGTACAAATTCTATGGGACGCCTACAGGACGGAAGGAATAAGCAGGGGCTTGTACAGAGGCTACTTAACCACGATTTTGCGGGAAGTGCCTTTCTCTTTAATACAGTTCCCATTGTGGGAATTCTTCAAAGCGAACTGGACGAGTACTACCGGTACCACATTAACGCCATTTGCCGTGGCCCTTTGCGGAGCATGTGCCGGCGGGATTTCCGCAGCCGCCACCACACCTTTGGATCTAGCGAAAACGAGGATAATGCTGGCTGACCAGGTGGGGAGTAATAGGCTCAATCTGGTTTCGGTACTAGCTCCGATCTACAAAGACAGAGGAATTGCTGG GCTTTTCGCAGGAGTCGTGCCACGGGTCATTTGGATCACCTTAGGCGGCGCCATCTTCTTCGGCTTCTACGATCTTACATCCAGAGCTTTTCAAACCGACTGA